The following are from one region of the Cytobacillus firmus genome:
- a CDS encoding asparaginase, which translates to MLVIHTGGTISMSEDAATGAVKPTDNNPLTEKTKELLSLAELMVEEPFHLPSPHITPKEMLKLKEIIENSLAKEEISGVVITHGTDTLEETAYFLDLSVKTPLPIVVTGAMRSSNEIGSDGLYNLISSIRVAACEEAKDKGVLVVLNDEIHTAENVTKTHTSNVSTFQSPQYGPIGIVTKRGVLFHNAPTNREYYPLDTVEKKVTLIKAFAGMDSSLLHAIGNLDFDGVVIEALGQGNLPPATIEGIKTLTGKNIPIVLVSRCFNGIAQDVYGYDGGGKHLKDMGVIFSNGLNGQKARIKLLIGLETQQNIEEIFQI; encoded by the coding sequence ATACTAGTTATACACACAGGAGGCACCATTTCAATGAGCGAGGATGCAGCAACAGGTGCCGTAAAACCAACAGATAATAATCCATTAACGGAAAAAACAAAGGAACTTCTGTCCCTTGCAGAATTAATGGTTGAAGAGCCATTCCACCTTCCTTCACCGCATATTACGCCAAAGGAAATGCTTAAATTGAAGGAAATCATTGAAAACAGCCTTGCAAAGGAAGAGATTAGCGGCGTAGTGATTACTCATGGAACAGATACATTAGAAGAGACAGCCTATTTTTTGGACTTAAGTGTGAAAACACCCCTTCCGATCGTTGTAACAGGTGCAATGAGATCGAGTAATGAAATCGGTTCAGACGGACTTTACAACCTCATTTCTTCTATTCGTGTGGCTGCATGTGAAGAAGCAAAAGACAAAGGGGTCCTTGTCGTTTTAAATGATGAAATTCATACAGCAGAAAATGTTACAAAAACACATACGAGTAATGTCTCTACTTTCCAGAGCCCTCAGTATGGGCCAATTGGAATAGTCACAAAGAGAGGTGTATTATTCCATAATGCGCCGACAAATAGAGAATACTACCCTTTGGATACAGTTGAAAAAAAAGTCACACTCATTAAAGCTTTTGCCGGAATGGATTCTTCTTTGCTTCATGCGATAGGGAATTTAGATTTCGATGGTGTTGTTATCGAAGCACTTGGACAAGGTAATCTGCCCCCAGCCACAATTGAGGGCATTAAAACCCTTACTGGAAAAAACATTCCGATTGTATTGGTTTCCCGCTGCTTCAATGGAATTGCACAAGATGTATATGGTTATGACGGAGGCGGAAAACACCTCAAGGACATGGGGGTTATATTTTCAAATGGGCTTAATGGACAAAAAGCCAGAATTAAACTGTTAATTGGACTCGAAACACAGCAAAATATCGAAGAGATTTTTCAAATATAA
- a CDS encoding genetic competence negative regulator, which translates to MRLERLNYNKIKIFLTLDDLNDRGLTKEDVLKDSLKWHQLFHEMLEEASEEFGVDIQGSVAVEIFSMQAQGMVMIVTMEEQMDEELLEDGFIEMQVTVDGSEDILFEFRDFEDVIQMANSLNNVQVEEGSLYFYKEKYFYHARDLEGENIHRVIAILAEYGDSAFTSIHVIQEYGKVLIEANAVKKLVEYFS; encoded by the coding sequence ATGCGCTTAGAACGTTTGAATTATAATAAAATCAAAATCTTTCTCACTTTAGATGACTTGAATGATAGGGGACTCACTAAGGAAGATGTCTTGAAGGATTCATTAAAATGGCATCAGCTTTTTCATGAAATGCTGGAAGAAGCAAGTGAAGAATTCGGTGTAGACATTCAGGGCTCAGTAGCAGTGGAGATTTTCTCCATGCAGGCGCAGGGAATGGTGATGATTGTTACGATGGAGGAGCAGATGGATGAAGAGCTCCTTGAGGATGGTTTTATTGAAATGCAGGTAACTGTTGATGGCAGTGAAGATATATTATTCGAATTCCGGGATTTTGAAGATGTAATTCAAATGGCAAATAGTCTGAACAACGTGCAGGTTGAGGAAGGAAGCCTATACTTTTATAAAGAAAAGTATTTTTATCATGCAAGAGATTTGGAGGGAGAAAATATTCACCGGGTAATTGCCATATTAGCTGAGTACGGTGATTCGGCTTTTACAAGCATTCACGTTATTCAGGAATATGGGAAAGTGCTGATCGAAGCCAATGCTGTAAAAAAGCTGGTGGAATATTTCTCATAA
- a CDS encoding Glu/Leu/Phe/Val family dehydrogenase, with protein sequence MVAEKGTDSNKAEKLDVLKSTQTVIHKALGKLGYSDEVYELLKEPIRMMTVKIPVRMDDGTVKVFTGYRAQHNDAVGPTKGGIRFHPNVTEKEVKALSIWMSLKCGIVDLPYGGGKGGIVCDPRDMSFGELERLSRGYVRAISQIVGPTKDIPAPDVFTNSQIMAWMMDEYSRIDEFNSPGFITGKPLVLGGSHGRESATAKGVTICIREAAKKKGINLEGARVVVQGFGNAGSFLSKFMHDAGAKVVGISDAYGGLYDPNGLDIDYLLDRRDSFGTVTKLFNDTISNKELLELDCDILVPAAIENQITQENAHNIRAGIVVEAANGPTTLEATRILSERGILLVPDVLASAGGVTVSYFEWVQNNQGYYWTEEEVEEKLEKVMVKSFDNIYQTSQTRRVDMRLAAYMVGVRKMAEASRFRGWI encoded by the coding sequence ATGGTAGCCGAGAAAGGTACTGATTCAAATAAAGCTGAAAAATTGGACGTTTTAAAGTCGACTCAAACGGTCATACATAAGGCTTTAGGGAAGCTGGGTTATTCTGATGAGGTGTATGAGCTTCTTAAAGAGCCAATTCGTATGATGACAGTGAAAATTCCTGTACGGATGGATGACGGAACAGTAAAAGTCTTTACTGGCTACCGGGCCCAGCATAATGATGCTGTTGGTCCTACTAAAGGCGGTATTCGTTTTCACCCGAATGTAACTGAAAAGGAAGTAAAGGCACTGTCAATTTGGATGAGCCTGAAATGCGGAATTGTAGATCTTCCATACGGCGGAGGCAAAGGCGGAATCGTTTGTGACCCGCGCGATATGTCCTTCGGTGAGTTAGAGCGGCTAAGCCGCGGATATGTTCGGGCAATCAGTCAAATTGTAGGTCCTACTAAGGATATTCCTGCGCCTGATGTATTTACCAACTCGCAGATCATGGCATGGATGATGGATGAATACAGCCGGATTGATGAATTTAATTCCCCAGGCTTTATTACCGGTAAACCACTTGTACTTGGGGGTTCACATGGACGGGAGTCAGCGACAGCTAAAGGGGTTACAATTTGCATTCGGGAAGCTGCCAAGAAAAAAGGCATTAACCTTGAAGGTGCAAGAGTTGTTGTTCAGGGATTCGGAAACGCTGGAAGTTTCCTCTCAAAGTTTATGCATGATGCAGGTGCGAAGGTTGTTGGTATTTCAGATGCTTATGGCGGGTTATATGATCCGAACGGCCTTGATATTGATTACCTCTTAGATCGACGTGACAGCTTCGGTACTGTGACCAAATTGTTTAATGATACAATTTCAAATAAAGAGCTGCTTGAACTTGATTGCGATATTCTGGTCCCGGCAGCCATAGAAAACCAGATAACACAAGAAAATGCACATAACATAAGAGCTGGCATTGTAGTGGAGGCGGCCAATGGTCCAACTACTTTGGAAGCAACACGGATTCTGTCTGAGCGGGGAATCCTGCTAGTCCCTGATGTACTGGCTTCTGCAGGCGGTGTAACAGTATCCTATTTCGAATGGGTCCAAAATAACCAGGGATATTACTGGACTGAAGAAGAAGTAGAAGAGAAGCTTGAGAAAGTCATGGTTAAATCATTCGATAATATCTATCAGACATCCCAAACACGCCGTGTCGATATGCGTCTGGCTGCGTATATGGTAGGCGTCAGAAAAATGGCGGAAGCTTCAAGATTCCGCGGGTGGATTTAA
- a CDS encoding metallophosphoesterase, with product MIYLIALTLIGGTGLLLFMLREAFADRIIYKELTFPEFPESFGEIKLFFISDIHRRTVSETIIGEIKEKKPDLVIIGGDLLEKGVPFDRVKKNLLSLMECGPVYFVWGNNDYEVDYHQLDALLLECGVKILDNTALAFESAEGERFILLGTDDLSKERDRLDLALEDAGSDGFRVLVSHDPRIVNSIEKEQNIRLVLSGHTHGGQIHILGYSPYEKGRIKVLPQTTILISNGYGTTGVPLRLGAKSETHFITLKKLIS from the coding sequence ATGATATACTTAATAGCTTTAACCTTAATTGGCGGTACAGGTTTACTTTTGTTTATGCTTAGGGAGGCATTTGCAGATAGAATTATATATAAAGAGCTTACCTTTCCTGAATTTCCGGAAAGCTTTGGTGAAATAAAGCTTTTTTTTATTTCTGATATTCATAGGAGGACAGTATCAGAAACCATAATCGGGGAGATAAAAGAGAAGAAACCTGATCTGGTGATTATTGGCGGTGATCTCTTGGAAAAAGGAGTTCCTTTTGATAGAGTAAAGAAAAACCTGCTGAGTTTGATGGAATGCGGGCCTGTCTATTTCGTGTGGGGAAACAATGATTATGAAGTGGATTACCATCAGCTCGACGCCCTCCTCCTCGAATGCGGAGTTAAAATTCTAGATAACACTGCCCTCGCCTTTGAATCTGCGGAAGGTGAGCGTTTTATCCTGCTGGGTACAGATGATCTCAGCAAAGAGAGGGATCGGCTCGACCTTGCACTTGAGGATGCAGGCTCTGATGGATTTCGGGTTCTCGTCAGCCATGATCCGCGAATCGTTAATAGTATAGAAAAAGAACAAAATATTCGCCTTGTCTTAAGCGGGCATACGCATGGGGGACAAATACATATTTTGGGATATAGCCCTTATGAAAAGGGACGGATAAAAGTGCTGCCGCAAACAACAATTCTGATCAGCAACGGCTATGGTACGACTGGAGTGCCTTTAAGGCTGGGGGCAAAGTCTGAAACTCACTTCATCACCTTAAAAAAACTGATATCTTAG
- a CDS encoding MerR family transcriptional regulator has protein sequence MATEEGKYNIKAVSKMLGIQPGTLRAWERRYQIVAPKRNESGHRLYTEEHIKILKWLIRKVDQGFSISQAVSLLENKELNAEPLQMDKEGDRSGALANELLEALLHFNESKAHDLINQAFSFYTIDKVLIDILGSLLVEIGHLWENGKITSAHEHFASSILRSRIGMILHSFPHNGVLPKVVAVCGPGEAHELGLLIFTLFLRRRGFEVVYLGTSIADEDIDTVIGVVKPKFLFLSCTMKSNVPETLKLSERLTGTYGNIHVGIGGFGIDSLSNEEKMKYEQFIPGSSPQEWEKWIKERLL, from the coding sequence ATGGCAACTGAAGAAGGTAAATATAATATTAAGGCCGTTTCTAAGATGCTCGGCATTCAGCCAGGAACCTTACGGGCGTGGGAAAGGCGATATCAAATCGTTGCTCCAAAGAGAAATGAATCCGGCCACAGACTATACACCGAAGAGCATATCAAAATATTAAAATGGCTGATCAGGAAAGTAGATCAGGGCTTTTCCATCAGCCAGGCTGTTTCCCTTCTGGAGAACAAGGAATTAAATGCCGAGCCGCTTCAGATGGATAAGGAAGGAGACCGGTCGGGTGCCCTTGCCAATGAGCTTCTTGAAGCTCTCCTTCATTTTAATGAATCGAAAGCGCATGATTTGATTAATCAGGCTTTTAGTTTTTACACAATAGATAAAGTCCTAATTGATATACTAGGCTCTCTATTAGTGGAAATTGGACATCTATGGGAGAATGGGAAAATTACCAGTGCTCATGAGCACTTTGCCTCGTCCATATTAAGATCAAGAATAGGGATGATTCTGCATTCCTTTCCGCATAACGGGGTTCTGCCCAAGGTAGTAGCAGTTTGCGGCCCTGGAGAAGCTCACGAATTAGGACTTTTAATTTTTACGTTATTCCTGCGGAGAAGAGGATTTGAGGTTGTTTACCTGGGGACAAGCATTGCTGACGAAGATATTGACACTGTAATTGGAGTGGTTAAACCCAAGTTTTTATTCCTGTCTTGTACAATGAAGTCCAATGTGCCGGAAACCCTTAAACTTTCAGAGAGGCTTACCGGGACTTATGGTAACATCCATGTAGGCATTGGGGGATTCGGCATTGACTCCCTAAGTAATGAAGAAAAAATGAAGTATGAACAGTTTATACCCGGCAGTTCTCCGCAAGAATGGGAAAAATGGATTAAAGAACGGCTCCTGTAA
- a CDS encoding YpdA family putative bacillithiol disulfide reductase has product MFWHLRSENLEYRRYYCWGGPCGLAAAIALQEAGKNPLVIEKGNIVNAIYNYPTHQTFFSTSEKLEIGGVPFITENYKPKRNQALTYYREVVKRKGIKVNAYEKVLNVVKKHPEVFEVQTDKRDYTVKNVIIATGYYDNPNYMKVPGEDLAKVFHYFKEAHPFFDKDVAVIGGKNSSVDAAIELVKAGARVTVIYRGTEYSPSIKPWILPEFESLVKNGVIKMEFNAHVNEISENKLLYTVDGKTFDIKNDFVFAMTGYHPDHGFLRNMGIQINDETGRPQFNPETMETNVPGIFIAGVIAAGNNANEIFIENGRFHGGQIAKAIIEKESGNGKG; this is encoded by the coding sequence TTGTTTTGGCATTTAAGGAGTGAGAATCTTGAATATAGACGCTATTATTGTTGGGGAGGGCCCTGCGGACTGGCAGCTGCCATAGCCCTTCAGGAAGCAGGAAAAAACCCCCTAGTTATCGAAAAGGGCAATATCGTAAATGCAATATACAACTACCCGACACACCAGACTTTCTTCAGCACAAGTGAGAAACTCGAAATCGGCGGGGTGCCCTTCATAACGGAAAATTACAAGCCTAAGAGAAACCAGGCGCTAACGTATTACCGGGAAGTGGTGAAAAGAAAGGGCATTAAGGTCAATGCTTACGAAAAAGTTTTAAATGTAGTAAAAAAACATCCCGAAGTATTTGAAGTGCAAACTGACAAGAGGGATTATACAGTCAAAAACGTCATAATTGCTACAGGTTATTATGATAATCCCAATTACATGAAAGTTCCCGGTGAGGATCTTGCAAAGGTATTTCACTATTTCAAAGAAGCTCACCCGTTTTTTGATAAAGACGTAGCAGTTATCGGAGGGAAAAACTCAAGCGTTGATGCCGCAATCGAACTGGTAAAAGCAGGCGCAAGAGTAACAGTGATCTATCGCGGAACAGAATATTCACCAAGCATAAAGCCCTGGATTCTGCCTGAGTTTGAATCTTTAGTGAAAAATGGCGTGATTAAAATGGAATTCAATGCACATGTGAACGAAATCAGTGAAAATAAGCTTTTATATACAGTGGATGGTAAAACTTTTGACATTAAGAACGATTTTGTGTTTGCCATGACTGGCTATCATCCTGATCATGGGTTTTTAAGAAATATGGGGATTCAAATTAATGATGAAACCGGGCGCCCTCAATTTAACCCTGAAACAATGGAAACGAATGTCCCTGGAATATTTATTGCAGGTGTAATAGCTGCAGGAAATAATGCCAACGAAATTTTTATTGAAAATGGAAGATTTCACGGCGGACAAATAGCAAAAGCAATAATTGAAAAAGAGAGCGGAAACGGCAAAGGCTGA